In one Pirellulales bacterium genomic region, the following are encoded:
- a CDS encoding cytochrome c: MPGHKPSRGNIEIAPDVYFRRRWFGTLAGCCVALVGCRQEMADQPRYESLEPSTFFADGASARQLVQGTVARGHKRIDRHLYEGRVDGEWASEFPFAVTHDVLERGQQRFNIFCAPCHDRTGSGQGIVVERGYPRPPDFTIGRLRDAPVGHFFDVITNGYRLMPPYAAQVPPRDRWAIVGYIRALQLSRHATLDDVPTNERARLQESSLEGGAR, from the coding sequence ATGCCGGGGCATAAACCCAGCCGTGGGAACATTGAAATCGCGCCGGATGTTTACTTTCGCAGGCGCTGGTTCGGCACGCTGGCTGGCTGCTGCGTAGCGCTCGTTGGCTGCCGGCAAGAAATGGCAGACCAGCCGCGTTACGAATCTCTGGAGCCAAGCACTTTTTTTGCCGACGGTGCCAGCGCACGGCAACTCGTCCAAGGGACGGTGGCGCGAGGTCACAAGCGCATCGATCGCCACCTGTATGAAGGTCGCGTCGACGGCGAATGGGCCAGCGAATTTCCCTTCGCGGTCACGCACGACGTACTCGAACGAGGCCAGCAGCGCTTCAATATCTTTTGCGCACCGTGCCATGACCGCACGGGCAGCGGACAGGGGATCGTCGTGGAACGAGGCTATCCACGCCCTCCTGATTTCACGATCGGCCGCTTGCGCGATGCGCCGGTAGGACATTTTTTCGACGTGATTACCAACGGCTACCGTCTAATGCCTCCCTATGCGGCGCAAGTCCCGCCGCGCGATCGCTGGGCCATCGTCGGGTACATCCGCGCCCTGCAATTGAGCCGGCATGCAACTCTTGATGACGTGCCCACTAACGAGCGTGCCAGGTTGCAAGAAAGCAGCCTCGAAGGGGGCGCTCGATGA
- a CDS encoding DUF3341 domain-containing protein, with protein sequence MSQLYGLLAEFEKPEQIVRAAELARLAGYRRVEAYSPYPVPGLAEAVGHTHSRVPLWTLIGGVLGCAGAFGMQFYAMALFYPLNVGGRPLASWPLFIPITFELTILGASLTAVLAMLVLNGLPMPHHPLFNLTAFEAVTRNRFFLCIQTRDPEFAYDKVRNFLTSLAPLSVSDVPLRRPPLTEEHDAGA encoded by the coding sequence GTGTCACAGCTGTACGGACTGCTGGCGGAGTTCGAAAAGCCCGAGCAGATCGTGCGCGCTGCCGAGTTGGCCCGCCTGGCAGGTTATCGCCGCGTGGAAGCGTACTCGCCTTATCCAGTGCCAGGCCTGGCCGAGGCTGTAGGGCACACGCACTCGCGCGTCCCGCTGTGGACCTTGATCGGAGGCGTGCTGGGCTGCGCCGGTGCCTTCGGCATGCAGTTCTATGCCATGGCGCTATTTTACCCGTTGAACGTCGGCGGCAGACCGCTGGCCAGTTGGCCGCTGTTTATTCCCATCACTTTCGAGCTAACGATCCTGGGCGCCTCTTTGACGGCCGTCTTGGCCATGCTGGTCCTCAACGGTTTGCCGATGCCCCATCACCCGTTGTTCAATCTGACAGCGTTCGAGGCGGTGACGCGGAACAGATTCTTCCTGTGCATTCAAACGCGCGATCCCGAGTTCGCCTACGACAAGGTTAGAAACTTTTTGACGAGTCTCGCTCCTCTATCGGTAAGCGATGTGCCGCTGCGGCGCCCGCCACTCACGGAGGAACACGATGCCGGGGCATAA
- the nrfD gene encoding NrfD/PsrC family molybdoenzyme membrane anchor subunit, translated as MSDARPADNLPDSRAPVLKPGHTYGTVTDKIASIVQARKTPGSWYFGLAVGFALLMLLFYAVAYLLTVGVGIWGINIPVAWGFAIVNFVWWIGIGHAGTLISAILLLLRQQWRTSINRFAEAMTLFAVACAGLFPLLHMGRPWFFYWLMPYPNTMGLWPQFRSALVWDVFAVMTYATVSLVFWYVGLIPDLATLRDRSRHPVGRIVYGILAMGWRGSATHWHNYETAYLLLAGLATPLVVSVHSIVSLDFASAIVPGWHTTVFPPYFVAGAIFSGFAMVATLAIPLRKIYALEDFITARHLDNIAKILLATSLMVGYGYLMEAFMGWYSDNEFERYVVVNRALGPYRMLYWLLLACNVAAPQLFWFRGVRNNTLLLFVISLAINVGMWLERYVIVVTSLHRDFLPSSWGMYAGTRWDWATLLGSMGLFLSLLFVFLRVLPMISIYEMRSLVAEEERK; from the coding sequence ATGAGCGACGCCCGGCCTGCGGACAACTTGCCAGACAGCCGGGCTCCGGTACTGAAGCCGGGGCATACCTATGGCACGGTCACGGACAAGATCGCTTCCATCGTGCAAGCGAGAAAAACACCCGGCAGCTGGTACTTCGGCCTGGCCGTAGGCTTCGCGCTGTTGATGCTTCTATTCTACGCCGTGGCCTATCTGCTTACGGTGGGCGTTGGCATTTGGGGAATCAATATTCCCGTGGCCTGGGGCTTTGCGATCGTCAATTTCGTGTGGTGGATTGGCATTGGCCACGCCGGCACGCTGATCTCGGCGATTCTGCTCTTGTTGCGCCAGCAATGGCGGACGTCGATCAACAGATTCGCAGAAGCCATGACATTATTCGCCGTGGCCTGCGCGGGCTTGTTTCCATTGCTGCACATGGGTCGACCCTGGTTCTTCTATTGGCTGATGCCCTACCCGAACACGATGGGCCTGTGGCCTCAGTTCCGCAGCGCCCTGGTCTGGGACGTGTTCGCCGTAATGACGTACGCCACGGTTTCGCTTGTGTTCTGGTACGTGGGATTGATCCCCGATCTGGCCACGCTGCGCGATCGTTCGCGCCATCCCGTGGGTCGGATCGTGTACGGTATTCTGGCCATGGGCTGGCGCGGCTCGGCGACTCACTGGCACAACTACGAGACGGCTTACCTGCTGCTGGCCGGCCTGGCGACGCCATTGGTCGTATCGGTCCATAGCATCGTCAGCCTGGACTTTGCCTCGGCGATCGTGCCAGGTTGGCATACGACGGTGTTTCCTCCGTACTTCGTCGCCGGCGCCATCTTTTCCGGCTTTGCCATGGTGGCGACGCTCGCCATTCCGCTGCGGAAGATATACGCGCTCGAAGATTTCATCACGGCCCGGCACCTGGACAACATCGCCAAGATCCTGCTGGCGACGTCGTTGATGGTGGGCTACGGATACCTGATGGAAGCCTTCATGGGCTGGTACAGCGACAACGAGTTCGAACGCTACGTGGTGGTGAATCGCGCCCTTGGTCCTTATCGGATGTTGTACTGGCTATTGCTGGCGTGCAATGTCGCGGCGCCGCAGTTGTTTTGGTTTCGAGGCGTGCGCAACAACACGTTGCTGTTGTTCGTGATCTCGTTGGCTATCAACGTGGGTATGTGGCTGGAACGATACGTCATCGTCGTAACGAGCCTGCACCGCGATTTCCTGCCGTCTTCGTGGGGAATGTATGCCGGCACGCGTTGGGATTGGGCCACGCTGTTGGGATCGATGGGGCTATTTCTCAGCCTGTTGTTCGTGTTTCTGCGCGTGCTGCCCATGATTTCGATCTACGAAATGCGATCCCTGGTCGCAGAGGAAGAGCGGAAATAA
- a CDS encoding 4Fe-4S dicluster domain-containing protein produces the protein MTSQQTNPEQASDARPSIAEVEEVPRREFLHWLSTSAALAGLSGCAAPPTEKIVPYVRAPEDIVPGQPLYFASAFPLSGWGQGVLVESHMGRPTKIEGNPDHPASLGATTAYAQASLLTLYDPDRSQVVREQNLISTWGAFYAQCEPALRRLRERGGKGLRILTGTVTSPTLLAQLDALLRELPSARWHCFDPATGDGPAAGAQLSFGEDVRAIYQLTQADVILALDADFLCAGPGCLRYARDFAERRRPYSADAVLNRLYAVEAVLSNTGAFADNRLALRPSEIEPFACALARAIGLEIPPAVRALPPEKQTWVQAIASDLLAHRSRSVVIVGEEQTAFVHALAHAMNEHLNNVGKTVVYTETVATPKGPNPRTFSELTNDMRAADVDLLLMLDVNPVYAAAGDSNFGRELERIPLRVHWGLYNDETAARCQWHLPAAHYLESWSDIRAFDGTTTIIQPLIAPLYAGKTAHEVLSAIAFQPERTSYDIIRSYWQQQWPREDFDVRWQTALDAGVIADSQFAQRAPALQENLADVLGREITQATPRGDEGLELVIRLDPTVYDGSFANNGWLQELPKPLTRLTWDNAVFLSPATAALQGLTNADVVEVHCDGRMVRGPVWILPGQADGCINVHLGYGRTLVGKVGEGAGFSAYPLRSTAQPWMGRDVSLQKTGTRGSLACTQTHFSMEGRDLVRSATWAGFKADPAFAHQRENAPAADETLYPPWQYDGHAWGMSVDLNTCTGCAACVVACQAENNIPVVGREQVLAEREMHWLRIDRYFTGEPANPQVAIEPVMCMHCEHAPCELVCPVGATTHSAEGLNDMVYNRCVGTRYCSNNCPYKVRRFNFLQFSDETTPVFKLLRNPDVTVRSRGVMEKCTYCVQRINGARINSEVAGRTLRDGDIVTACQAACPTRALIFGDTNDPSSEVSRRKALPLNYDLLAELNTRPRTSYLARVRNPNPLLERELA, from the coding sequence ATGACCAGCCAGCAAACAAATCCTGAGCAGGCGTCCGACGCCCGACCATCGATAGCCGAGGTCGAAGAAGTACCCCGACGAGAGTTTTTGCACTGGTTAAGCACCTCGGCGGCTTTGGCTGGGCTGTCGGGGTGCGCGGCGCCCCCGACCGAGAAAATCGTTCCCTATGTCCGCGCGCCGGAGGATATCGTTCCCGGTCAGCCGCTGTATTTTGCCAGTGCCTTCCCGCTATCGGGTTGGGGGCAGGGCGTGCTCGTCGAAAGCCATATGGGTCGCCCCACAAAAATTGAGGGGAATCCCGACCATCCCGCCAGCCTAGGCGCGACAACGGCCTACGCGCAGGCATCGTTGCTTACGCTCTACGATCCCGATCGTTCGCAAGTGGTTCGCGAGCAGAACCTGATCAGCACCTGGGGCGCGTTCTACGCGCAATGCGAACCGGCCTTGCGGCGGTTGCGCGAGCGCGGCGGAAAAGGCCTGCGAATTCTGACAGGTACCGTCACTTCCCCCACGCTGCTCGCGCAGCTCGATGCGCTATTGCGTGAGTTGCCCTCAGCGCGCTGGCATTGCTTCGATCCGGCGACCGGCGACGGTCCGGCGGCGGGGGCGCAGCTGTCCTTTGGGGAAGACGTGCGGGCGATTTACCAACTGACGCAAGCGGACGTCATACTGGCACTCGACGCCGATTTTCTTTGCGCTGGACCTGGGTGCTTACGGTACGCTCGCGACTTCGCCGAGCGTCGCAGGCCGTATTCCGCTGACGCGGTGCTGAATCGCCTGTATGCCGTGGAAGCGGTCCTCAGCAACACCGGCGCTTTTGCCGACAACCGCCTGGCGTTACGGCCTAGTGAAATCGAGCCCTTTGCGTGCGCCCTGGCGCGGGCGATCGGGCTGGAAATACCGCCGGCAGTCAGAGCCTTGCCGCCGGAAAAGCAAACTTGGGTGCAAGCGATCGCCAGCGATTTGCTGGCCCATCGGTCGCGCAGCGTGGTGATCGTGGGCGAGGAGCAAACCGCATTCGTTCATGCGCTGGCTCATGCCATGAACGAGCACTTGAATAACGTTGGCAAAACGGTCGTCTACACCGAGACCGTGGCAACTCCGAAGGGGCCGAATCCAAGGACTTTTTCGGAACTGACCAATGACATGAGGGCAGCGGATGTCGACCTGCTGTTGATGCTGGACGTAAATCCAGTCTACGCGGCGGCGGGCGATTCGAATTTCGGACGCGAACTGGAGCGGATACCGCTGCGCGTGCACTGGGGATTGTACAACGACGAAACCGCGGCGCGCTGTCAGTGGCACCTGCCGGCCGCGCATTACCTTGAGTCTTGGAGTGACATCCGCGCGTTTGACGGCACGACCACGATCATTCAACCGCTGATCGCGCCGCTGTATGCCGGTAAAACCGCCCACGAGGTACTGTCTGCCATAGCATTTCAACCCGAGCGCACCAGCTACGATATCATCCGCAGCTATTGGCAGCAGCAGTGGCCGCGCGAGGATTTCGACGTCCGCTGGCAAACAGCGCTCGACGCCGGGGTGATCGCCGACAGTCAATTTGCGCAGCGCGCGCCTGCGTTGCAAGAAAACCTGGCCGATGTGCTGGGACGAGAAATCACTCAGGCGACGCCGCGAGGCGATGAAGGTCTGGAACTGGTCATCCGGCTCGATCCAACAGTTTATGACGGTAGCTTTGCCAATAATGGCTGGCTGCAGGAACTGCCCAAGCCTCTCACGCGTCTGACTTGGGACAACGCGGTGTTCCTGAGCCCCGCCACGGCTGCGCTCCAGGGACTGACCAACGCCGATGTGGTGGAAGTGCATTGTGACGGCCGCATGGTTCGCGGGCCGGTCTGGATATTGCCTGGCCAAGCCGATGGTTGCATCAACGTACACCTGGGGTACGGTCGCACTTTGGTCGGGAAGGTAGGAGAAGGCGCAGGCTTTAGCGCCTATCCGCTGCGCAGCACGGCGCAACCTTGGATGGGCCGCGATGTCTCGCTGCAAAAAACCGGCACGCGCGGATCGCTGGCCTGTACTCAAACGCACTTCTCGATGGAAGGACGCGACCTGGTACGCAGCGCAACCTGGGCCGGCTTCAAAGCGGATCCCGCGTTTGCGCACCAGCGCGAAAACGCTCCGGCCGCGGATGAGACGCTCTATCCGCCGTGGCAATACGATGGACACGCCTGGGGCATGTCGGTGGATTTGAATACGTGCACCGGCTGCGCCGCATGCGTAGTCGCATGCCAGGCGGAGAATAACATTCCCGTCGTCGGCCGCGAGCAGGTATTGGCCGAGCGCGAGATGCACTGGCTGCGGATCGATCGCTATTTCACCGGTGAGCCGGCGAATCCGCAGGTAGCGATCGAACCGGTCATGTGCATGCACTGCGAACATGCCCCCTGCGAGTTGGTCTGTCCCGTGGGCGCGACCACGCACAGCGCCGAGGGCTTGAACGACATGGTCTACAACCGCTGTGTCGGAACACGCTATTGCTCGAACAATTGCCCTTACAAAGTTCGACGCTTCAACTTCCTGCAATTCAGCGACGAAACCACGCCGGTATTCAAGCTGCTGCGCAACCCCGATGTTACGGTTCGCTCGCGGGGTGTGATGGAAAAATGCACTTATTGCGTACAGCGCATCAATGGAGCGCGGATCAACTCGGAGGTTGCCGGACGCACGCTGCGCGATGGCGACATCGTAACGGCCTGTCAGGCCGCCTGTCCGACGCGCGCGTTGATATTCGGGGATACCAACGATCCGTCGAGCGAAGTATCGCGCCGTAAGGCCTTGCCGTTGAACTACGACTTGCTGGCCGAGTTGAATACGCGGCCGCGCACCAGTTATCTGGCCCGCGTGCGCAACCCCAACCCACTGCTGGAGCGCGAACTCGCATGA